GGGAATGATTTGACCACTCAGCTACCAGATAATACGCTGTGGTGTGCTATAGTTTTGCCAATAAAACTCCTTAGTAAAGTATATGTAGAAGGTAGCGACATTAAGCAGCAGATGTACGCCCAGCTCCAGCCACTCTGCAAAGCCTTTGCGTGCAGGACGTGTGTGCAGGCGGAAGAGCACATAGGGCACCAGAAAATAACGCAGTTCAAGCAGACGTTGAAAGCAAAGAACCAGCACCAACGCCAACGGATACATTAACTTAAAGCTGTCGCTCATGTGACGCAGACCGGAATAGATGATAGTAATCGCCAGCAGATATACCGGCACCATTGCGTACCGGAACCACCAGAAGCGGCCATACAGCCGTCTCCATATATAGAAGGTATAATGACGATTGTCGGCCAACAAATATGGATGAATCATAGTGTTAAGatgcacaacagcaaaaattatCGCAGCAGCCAATATCGCGAGTAAGAAGTGACGTCGCAATAGAGCCACAGCCGTACGGAACTGCCGCAGCGTATTGGAAATCCCAAAGACAGCCGCAAAGACAGCAAAGTAAAATAGCTGAGGCAGATGTACTTCTGCCTCATGTGCGTTTTTATCGCCTACGACGATGGAGCCATTGATGTAAATGAAACCAATGAATGGCAATATAATGGAAGCATAGAAACAGCATTTGgctaaaatgcttaaaaaacaCGAGCAGACCAAACGCGGACTGctgatgagcagcagccaaagctgtgGGAAGAAGCGTTATCAGGACTATAAGCCTCGTAAGTTTCATAAGTATACGCACCTCACGGCCAAAGATACGTATGTTCTTCTTTGAAGAAGTACGGGTACGGGTTTTGGCGCATTTTATAGTCAGTGTATCCAGCACTGTAATGCCGGTGCACATGCACACCCAGACAATGTTTGTTTGACGCATCAGCACGCTGGCTGCAGCAAAAACAGATGCCGGCAGATGCGCCTCTTGCTGCCAGTAATTGTAGAATAAGAGCACCATAGTAAGCGACAATGTGTCCGTGTAGTACAGATGACTAAAGAAATACAAAGGCGGAAGCACCGACAATGTTATAGCTTCATGTGCCGCATAAGCATTCCCACCCACGCCAGCCAGAGTTCGCCGGCGTATTTTATAGAGCAGTAAGATGTTGATGCCAGCGCCGGCTAAACTAAGCAGTCGCAGTCCAGTCACATTGCACCAGTTGAAGGGATGTAGCACTAACGCTATGAAGTACAAACCGGGAAAGGTAGTGATCTTGGAGTCCCActgtaattttgtttattatacaaactgttGCCGTTACCATGACAATAGACCGCCCATTGGCACTCACCACATCAAAATTCTTGTTACAAAATGCCAGGCCCTGTGGTATGTGGAACTCCTCGTCAACAATGTAATCTGAAGTGCTGTTAACACGCAGGAAGAGCGGTAATGAGTATAACACGAAGCCAATAGGCAGTGCATATTTCCAGGAGCCGTGCATCCTTAAGTTCCCATTGATTTCCAGgtgcttgttatttatttatggatACGTTGCCGGTTTGCAGTCACTGTCATCCACGCtttgtatgcatttaataaagaaGACAGTGTGCGTTTTTTTTAACAGCTgaatacaaaaaacacaatttaaaagtAACTTTTATTcggcaattaaataattatttaacagaACGCATATATTCATAAACGAATcgtgaaataattaaattcatgttACGTATTGCTGGCCAATAAAGATGCTCCAAGTTATCCATATTCGTATGCCAAACATCTGGATAAGTGTGTGGCACAATATGCAGAACTGGCACACCTggaacaaaatttaaaaaaaaagctctcTAAAATACATACTAcactatatatacaataataatacgcACCCGATTCTATAAATGGATCAATATCATCTTCAAAATCTGAATAATAATCAGTTATTTTGTAAAAGAGAGTATGGCACTCGGTCAGCTGTCCCGATCTTTTGAGATCCTCTTCAATATCAGCCAATTGCTCATGAAAATGATTAGTATTTTCATAGTggctaatataaatatgttcaGGAGcaccaattaaatttaaattgacaacCAAGTtctataattataaaactattGTGAATATATGAAAGCAGTAGAAGCCTACTCACCTTACAATTCTTTCTAGTATAGAAGCTTCCTGAGTAAGAAAGCGCCGTGAGCCGTATAATGGCACAAAGCCATCATTGATCCCTTCCAATGTATCGTGTCCATCAAAAAACACCAGCTAAAGAtacaaaagctttaattgttgtattGCCTATCTGCTTAGTGCCACCTACCACCAGTCCCATATCAATGCGTTTTGAAAATGTTTCTCGTAAATATTTGCCTAAAGTCTTGGCCATATTAAGTAGAATGGCACAAGACACTGCTGCATCGGTCGCACCTACGTAATCGTCGACTTCTTCCATATACTTGGAGTCGTAATGACAGCTCAGCAATAAGAATTCCTTTGCATTGGGATTAATAATACCCATAACATTAGTTATGGGAAACTTCTCGAATACCTCTTCACTTTTGGTTTGGAATCCCAGACTCTTCAGTTCCCGCTCAAGAAACGTCTTAACTTGATAATGTCCAATGCTGCCAGGGCTGCGTATCTTCAGCAACTCATCCAAAACTGCATCATAATGATTCTCGTCGCTATAAAATATCACTTGCTCCTCCTTGCGAAACCAGCCTCTAATAGCCCAAAGgacaatacatacaaacaatattATCCAAACAAATCGCGGTGTGATTTTCAGTCGCCCAAACATCTTATACATAGCTTGACAAGAAATCGTCAAATGGTTGTGtgacaaattaattagttgTAGTTCATATATACTGGGAACTATGTTCGCCGATCATAGTTGCCAAGCTTTCAACTGTTTCAGCTTACAGAGTAGTTTAGTCAAATTTCTAAGCCTTTTGCGAATAACTgtgttttaaattgaaaacatttaaaaattgactgcaatacaatttgaattttaacatGCATTGATTTCTGTTAACTTACAGCATTTATCGAATGTTGCTAACATCGGAATTCGCACTTCTGTTGCGGCACATATTATTGTAGATAATACTCGCTTGCAGAATATGTTGtggtattattattttattgtagaTGATACGTGCTAAATTCGCATTTTAAAGTCGCCATCTTTTGCGCATCTGTTGGCATTTCCCCTGACGGCCATTGCTCGAACTAAAGCTatatttgttaacaaattagcaaaattgAGTAGCAATTCGCAACAAAGGGTAGAAAATTTTATCGGAGATTACTTCAAAGCAATGTAAGTAACCTTTCCAAAGGTAAAAGGATTTCGTGGTGCTTCTTACAAGGCCCATAGCTGCGATTAATCAATAGCCGCTGGAGGACGCTTGGCAAGAGCATCCGCGTCCGCTATGAGCGCCACTTTTAATGTGAAAATGTGAAATATTTACAGATGTCCAAACGCAGGCGCGACAGTGATGCGGAAGATCTGCAGtcctttttaataaattttcacaaGGAAATTGAGGATAGCGGCGTTAGTGCTGGTGCTGCAGAACCCACAGGCGCAAATGCAGAGGCGCATACAGAGCCCGCCGAGGAGCAGgaagacgatgatgatgagtaCTTTATCGATGATGAAGGAAACTGTTATGTGAAAGCTCCACCTAAAAAAGTACAGCAGCTAAAGAAGAAACTAAAGCCCATAAATGCTTCAAGTCCAGCACCAGCATCAATTGCCATTCGCAATGCCAACAGCACAACAAGCTCAAAAGGTTTGTGCTGcgttaagaaaaataatatcTAATATAGTATTTCATCTGCCACAGCTATCAATTTGCGACCAGCCCAGGCCAAGGCAACGGAAGCGACGCCGAAGAAAGTAACCAAAGCCATTACTGTACGTACAGCTGCTTCACCCAAAAAGTCCGTGCAAGCTAGCACCCCCAAAGCCTATGCTCGTTCTCTAAGAAGCGCCACCAAAACTGCTAAGTTAAGCGATGTGAAATTGGAGGAGATGGTCGATGGTTCCACAATCGAAATCGACTTAAATGAAACCATTACTAGTGAGCAATCAGCGAACAAAGATGGCGCTTCCGACTACGATGACGTTGGAGCTGTTGATGATGAGGTTTATGACTTTGATGAGAGTGCCGCTAATCGAACAGCAAAGTCTGATGTGGACTTTGTGGTAACCGGCAAGCAGTACAAGTTAAAGTCGCCTGCTAAGTCTACCGCACAGCAGAAGTACGCCTGCTCTCACTGCAGCTATACGACCAATAAGAAATTCCTTATTACACGGCATGTGCGTTCGCATGATGCTGAGCTATCCTTCAAGTGCTCCATCTGCGAGCGCGGCTTTAAATCTAACATGGGCCTCGTTAATCATCTTAACACGCATATGGGCAACAAACCACACAAGTGCAAGCTGTGCGAAAGCGCCTTCACCACAAGCGGAGAACTCATAAGGCACACGCGCTACAAGCACACCAAGGAGAAGCCACATAAATGCACGGAATGCAGCTATGCCAGCGTGGAACTGACCAAGTTGCGTCGCCATATGACCTGCCATACGGGTGAACGGCCGTATCAGTGTCCTCACTGTACCTACGCCTCCCAGGACATGTTTAAGCTGAAGCGTCATCTAGTCATACACACGGGCGAGAAAAAATATCAGTGCGACATATGCCAGTCACGCTTTACACAATCCAACTCGCTGAAAGCGCACAAGCTAATACATAGCGTGGTGGATAAGCCAGTGTTTCAGTGCACGCTCTGCCCCACGACCTGTGGACGCAAGGCGGACCTGCGCACGCACATGGCCAACATGCACACCTCGGACAAGCCTATTGCGTGCAAACGGTGTGGCCAGGAGCTGCCCGATCGCTATCAATATAAGCTGCACATCAAGACACACGAGGGTGAAAAATGTTATCGCTGCAATCTCTGCAGCTATGCATCTGTCTCGCAGCGTCATTTGGACTCGCATATGCTTATACACACAGATTCGAAGCCCTTAAAATGCGATCTGTGTCCGCAGGCATTCAGGCAACGTCAGCTGCTGCGTCGCCACATTAATTTGGTGCACAACGACCAGTACAAGGCGCCAGAGCCGCGAGAGAAAGTGCACTCTTGTCCCAATTGCTCGCGCTCTTTTACACACAAAGGCAATCTTATGCGTCACATGGAGACTCACGATGAAACATTGGATGCACGCGACGAAAAGCTAAAACTCAAACTGGGCCGTAATGTACGTCTACAGCCAGACGGCAGCATTGTTACAGTGGTCAATGGCTCGGACATTGAGGCTCTTGGAAGATCAGCTGATATAAACTTAGGCGAGGAGCTTCAATACGAAATATCACAGGTTGTTgaagaagaagaggaagaGGACATGCTAGTTCCGGACAATAAGCCGGAACGTAAGCCACAAAGAGTAATGTCGAGAATGATGCAAAAACAACATCAAGCAAGTACGGCTAAAAAGCCCGTCATTATTAATCGGCAATTAAAACTGAAATCGCCGCGGACTAAGCCATTGACCTCGCAAGGAGGCACTTTTCGCATTAAAGAAGAGCCAGATGCTACTGAGTTCACAGTGGAGCTACAAGGCGATAGTGACCAATTCATGGTGGTGCAATTGGTCAACAATGATGACGATGTGGTGATTAAGCGTGAGCATAATGCGGACAGACTCAACGAGAATaactgctttggctttgaggTGCGTTGCTATACACATTATTCAATCTCAATTTCTAATATTATACTCTTATTTTGTTATAGGACGAGCAAGAAGAACATGAGattgaagaagaagaagaagaatacgAGGAATATGTGGAGCCAGCTGCTGAGGTGGATGCTAGCTCGCAAGATTTTCTGCGGCTTATGCATTTGATCGAACAGGATACGTAGTTTATATGCTTACCTTAAGTCCAACATTAAAACAGGTATACACAATACTTTTGTATATCTTAATTATGTTAAGTTGAAACTTTATATTAtcatcatttatattttgtgatGTTCCTTTTTCATTTAGGACACCTCAAATGttctcaatttatatttatgaagaGTATGTGgctgatttatatatatctaaaatgtaaatataaaatgaatataataaattttcaataaaagaTGTAATGTAAAACTGGCTGACAAATAGAGTTACATCATAACAAAAggttgttacatcaataacaaacgGTTGCGTTGTTCAAGCTTTgataagctgcagctcagccAAATGACGTCCTATTTTAGAGTATTTTGCcttgttaaacttttaaatacatctgaataaaactgcattcaaattaaattataattattaattatttggcgaagttatgaacaaaatagtaaaataaaaagacaaatttttgtgaaatatcgcactttgtaagccgtaattcagcgaaattgccTCCGATTGCGGAGTTTGCATTGCTAGGACTCGctgagatgcataagaataaaactgcattcaaacttggaagttctaagattttcgatattttggcaaaaatcgtgatttaacccctgtaaatttttgccaataatgatgccgtcttcatttccaTATCacctttctaactttgagaagccatatctcagccaaaaatgattttttggcttaattctctcatgagattgtaaataaacatatgctgttgtgtttgtcCAAAAAGAAGTTGTTTTTACtaagttatggcaataaattccaatgccaaagagctactttttgcttaatttcaaactttgcgaatctataactcagctaaaaaaaatccgatctaATTGTTCTATACGTCAATATGTTtgcgtggaaagcacaattaaaatgagcctGAAATATgtgtgatataaaaattatttatgaacaaaatattaaacaaacaagacaatttTCTGATAAAATTCCaactttgataagctgtaacTTGTCATAGTGGCGTCCGATTTCAAAATTTCATGCATTGCTAAACTCGTAAGACGTATCTTAATGATATACAAAACAGGCAACCATTgcttgctgatgtacaaaacaagcaaacattgGTTGCTGATGTGTAAAACAAGCAACTATTGGTTGCTGATGCACAAAACAAGCAAcgtttggttgctgatgtacaaaacaaacaacatttggttgctgatgtacaaaaccaGGAGCCGTTGATTGCTGATTTATAAACCAGCAACCGTTGATTCCTGATATACAATCCAGTaacatttggttgctgatgtacaagcCAGCAGCCATTGGTTGCTGATGTCCAAttcaatacaacaacaaacaaggaACCTTTGATTGTTAATGTACGAAAGAATCAACCTTGGGTTGCTGATGTAGAAAACAAGCaacatttggttgctgatgtacaaaaaaaaaacctgtGGTTGCTGATGTGCAAACTAGcaacctttggttgctgatgtatgTTCATTGATAagtgcaacaataaaataatttatccAATTAGTAGTATAATTCTTTATAAATTCTTGGcattaatacaatatttattcaaatatttcaaatgtactttttatgtttggcaataaatttaattgtaagtaTATGTGTGCACAATAAATTCTTAACTGTATCTGatgcattttccatttttttggtttatttttttatgtgcctTTTATAATAAATCTCTGTTGTCTCTCTTTCAGCATTTGTAGTTTGTTGCGTGCCgtgtatacaataaaaatatatatgtgtatattataTGTACGTCTAtatagtttgtatatatatatcgtgCCAAAAATCTGCTGAGCagtgcaatatatttatatatttaacatttgtatcatttttaatatttattaggtTGTTTCTTGCTTAAAATGTTACGTTAACAATTTGTtctttaataattcaatttaaattttgctcgTATAATACTTAAACATTTGGAACAAATGTAAAATGGAACAACGTTAATAAATGAAgtgcacatatgtatataatttacgATTTCGagatatataaattgaacaaTGACACATTGAGAAATTGCTTTCAACACTTGCTTgcatattgaattaatttacataatatttaaaatacatttagaAGTAGTACAACAACAGTCAAAATGAAGGAACCGTATGAAATTACATGCTAATACCAACTATATACTtagttataaaaaatcaaGACAAAATAGAataactatatgtatataaacaaattcttgGGTAAGCTGTGCTCTGgctctctcgttctctctGTGCGCTCAGCTTTCTTAATAAGCTTGGCTTATCAAAACAACGTGTGGCTTAACAATTCTTGTAAGGCTGCTGCACATAGTTAACAATAGTTGTGAAATCAATGTGTGCAGCATTTTGGGAGGCAACGTGAGACATAAGTGAGATTTGTAGGTGCTAGAAGATTTTCAGTTTCTGAAAAAAACGCAACAGCGGTGCACTAACGCAGGCAGCGTGCTggtattgttgctgttgttgttggggctgTGCTTTCGAGTTAGCAGCAAAAGAGGGGGCGGCGGCAACTTGGGCATGGACTTTGACTCTGGCTCTGCCGTGCGCAATTCACAATTCTTCCCTCTTCTGCCTCTTTGGctgttaattgcaattaagcgTATTTTGGTTGGGACTGCGTGCAACATTGTTATGATTGAGCTGATTCGATTGTGTGATGCTGGCGCTGTCGCTGCTCTGCCATGACAGCAGCTTATTGAGCAGCCTGTCCATGTAGGGATTGCCTCCCAGACGTGCCACCTGTCAATGTGCCAAGCAAAAGTAAGATTATTAGCAAACGACAAAGAAATGTGCCGCAAGACGAACCTCAGCGCGCGCCTCCATGTCGAGAGTCTCAAGCACTTTGCGTGTGTATTGGAAGCTGCCTAGCTTTTCCAGCAGGCTAATGCAGTACTTCTTGACCTCAATGTCGTGCGTGCGCTGCCGCAATATGTCTATAAGTTTGAATAGATAAGCTGGCTGAATGACTGAGCGAGGTCAAGTAGTTGAGACTTACGCAAAACCTGTTTGTCCTGCTTCTGAGTGCGCACTGCGTGTATGACAGGAAAACCAAATTTTCCCTCAGTCAGATCCTCCGCAAAGCTCTTGTTTTCCGTATACTATAACAATATAAGATTAACGTTTGAGCATAGCTTTTTTCACTTCTAAACTGACCTCCTTCAAGCTCAGGTTGCAGTAGTCGTCGcgtatttgaaaatataagcCCAAAATGGCTGTTAACTTTGTATAGTCCTCCTTATTGGCACTAAATAGCTGCATGAGCCGTATAGCCAGCATAAAAAGGCCACCAGTCTTACGTACAGTCATTAATTTGTAATCCGATTCGGAGGGACATGTAAAACTATCGCGCCAGTATATTTCCATACCCTGACCACGATGCAGCTCCAGCAATTGTTCCGTATATACCTTGGTGGCCTACAAAACAAAGTGAACAAAGTGGATTGATTAATCTCGgtacatatttattgcttgttgctCACTCACCTCGGGATGTCCCAGTTGCTGCACCTTCTCCAATGCCAGAAATAGCGCATAGTTGGCCGCATTAATGGTGCTGGCCACGCCGTAAATGGAATGAGCCACTGGCACACCTCTGCGAAGTATTGAATTGTCTTCAATATCATCAATGCTGTAAAGTTAGTGTTAAGAATACATTTAGAGCATTGCCGTTAATGTGGATTATTGAT
The DNA window shown above is from Drosophila busckii strain San Diego stock center, stock number 13000-0081.31 chromosome 3L, ASM1175060v1, whole genome shotgun sequence and carries:
- the LOC108600740 gene encoding putative Dol-P-Glc:Glc(2)Man(9)GlcNAc(2)-PP-Dol alpha-1,2-glucosyltransferase; the encoded protein is MHGSWKYALPIGFVLYSLPLFLRVNSTSDYIVDEEFHIPQGLAFCNKNFDVWDSKITTFPGLYFIALVLHPFNWCNVTGLRLLSLAGAGINILLLYKIRRRTLAGVGGNAYAAHEAITLSVLPPLYFFSHLYYTDTLSLTMVLLFYNYWQQEAHLPASVFAAASVLMRQTNIVWVCMCTGITVLDTLTIKCAKTRTRTSSKKNIRIFGRELWLLLISSPRLVCSCFLSILAKCCFYASIILPFIGFIYINGSIVVGDKNAHEAEVHLPQLFYFAVFAAVFGISNTLRQFRTAVALLRRHFLLAILAAAIIFAVVHLNTMIHPYLLADNRHYTFYIWRRLYGRFWWFRYAMVPVYLLAITIIYSGLRHMSDSFKLMYPLALVLVLCFQRLLELRYFLVPYVLFRLHTRPARKGFAEWLELGVHLLLNVATFYIYFTKEFYWQNYSTPQRIIW
- the LOC108599279 gene encoding glutaminyl-peptide cyclotransferase-like protein isoform X1 — its product is MYKMFGRLKITPRFVWIILFVCIVLWAIRGWFRKEEQVIFYSDENHYDAVLDELLKIRSPGSIGHYQVKTFLERELKSLGFQTKSEEVFEKFPITNVMGIINPNAKEFLLLSCHYDSKYMEEVDDYVGATDAAVSCAILLNMAKTLGKYLRETFSKRIDMGLVLVFFDGHDTLEGINDGFVPLYGSRRFLTQEASILERINLVVNLNLIGAPEHIYISHYENTNHFHEQLADIEEDLKRSGQLTECHTLFYKITDYYSDFEDDIDPFIESGVPVLHIVPHTYPDVWHTNMDNLEHLYWPAIRNMNLIISRFVYEYMRSVK
- the LOC108599279 gene encoding glutaminyl-peptide cyclotransferase-like protein isoform X2, producing MYKMFGRLKITPRFVWIILFVCIVLWAIRGWFRKEEQVIFYSDENHYDAVLDELLKIRSPGSIGHYQVKTFLERELKSLGFQTKSEEVFEKFPITNVMGIINPNAKEFLLLSCHYDSKYMEEVDDYVGATDAAVSCAILLNMAKTLGKYLRETFSKRIDMGLVLVFFDGHDTLEGINDGFVPLYGSRRFLTQEASILERIVSHYENTNHFHEQLADIEEDLKRSGQLTECHTLFYKITDYYSDFEDDIDPFIESGVPVLHIVPHTYPDVWHTNMDNLEHLYWPAIRNMNLIISRFVYEYMRSVK
- the LOC108598452 gene encoding transcriptional repressor CTCFL, with the translated sequence MSKRRRDSDAEDLQSFLINFHKEIEDSGVSAGAAEPTGANAEAHTEPAEEQEDDDDEYFIDDEGNCYVKAPPKKVQQLKKKLKPINASSPAPASIAIRNANSTTSSKAINLRPAQAKATEATPKKVTKAITVRTAASPKKSVQASTPKAYARSLRSATKTAKLSDVKLEEMVDGSTIEIDLNETITSEQSANKDGASDYDDVGAVDDEVYDFDESAANRTAKSDVDFVVTGKQYKLKSPAKSTAQQKYACSHCSYTTNKKFLITRHVRSHDAELSFKCSICERGFKSNMGLVNHLNTHMGNKPHKCKLCESAFTTSGELIRHTRYKHTKEKPHKCTECSYASVELTKLRRHMTCHTGERPYQCPHCTYASQDMFKLKRHLVIHTGEKKYQCDICQSRFTQSNSLKAHKLIHSVVDKPVFQCTLCPTTCGRKADLRTHMANMHTSDKPIACKRCGQELPDRYQYKLHIKTHEGEKCYRCNLCSYASVSQRHLDSHMLIHTDSKPLKCDLCPQAFRQRQLLRRHINLVHNDQYKAPEPREKVHSCPNCSRSFTHKGNLMRHMETHDETLDARDEKLKLKLGRNVRLQPDGSIVTVVNGSDIEALGRSADINLGEELQYEISQVVEEEEEEDMLVPDNKPERKPQRVMSRMMQKQHQASTAKKPVIINRQLKLKSPRTKPLTSQGGTFRIKEEPDATEFTVELQGDSDQFMVVQLVNNDDDVVIKREHNADRLNENNCFGFEDEQEEHEIEEEEEEYEEYVEPAAEVDASSQDFLRLMHLIEQDT
- the LOC108600751 gene encoding geranylgeranyl pyrophosphate synthase isoform X1; this translates as MDELNGILLKTKDKSTQKEQDEILLQPFTYIQQIPGKQFRSELALAFNHWLLIPAEKLTQIGDIVQMLHNSSLLIDDIEDNSILRRGVPVAHSIYGVASTINAANYALFLALEKVQQLGHPEATKVYTEQLLELHRGQGMEIYWRDSFTCPSESDYKLMTVRKTGGLFMLAIRLMQLFSANKEDYTKLTAILGLYFQIRDDYCNLSLKEYTENKSFAEDLTEGKFGFPVIHAVRTQKQDKQVLHILRQRTHDIEVKKYCISLLEKLGSFQYTRKVLETLDMEARAEVARLGGNPYMDRLLNKLLSWQSSDSASITQSNQLNHNNVARSPNQNTLNCN
- the LOC108600751 gene encoding geranylgeranyl pyrophosphate synthase isoform X2; protein product: MDELNGILLKTKDKSTQKEQDEILLQPFTYIQQIPGKQFRSELALAFNHWLLIPAEKLTQIGDIVQMLHNSSLLGVPVAHSIYGVASTINAANYALFLALEKVQQLGHPEATKVYTEQLLELHRGQGMEIYWRDSFTCPSESDYKLMTVRKTGGLFMLAIRLMQLFSANKEDYTKLTAILGLYFQIRDDYCNLSLKEYTENKSFAEDLTEGKFGFPVIHAVRTQKQDKQVLHILRQRTHDIEVKKYCISLLEKLGSFQYTRKVLETLDMEARAEVARLGGNPYMDRLLNKLLSWQSSDSASITQSNQLNHNNVARSPNQNTLNCN